GCTATCTTTCCCTCGGTAGATGCTTTAGGTGCATTTACCTTTTTCTGGCTGGACGTATTAGATGTCTTTTCGTCATTTGTTGAACCAGACAGACTAGTCTTCTGAGAAGGCAGTTTGGGAAGTGATTTCCGCTGTGGCTTCTTTGCATTGACAGGAGAAATTACTTTAGAAGAGGTGCTCTGAAATGCTTTCTCATCCAGACTTAGCTGGACTGATTGGTGATCGCTACTGCTGTTACCATCAGAGTCCGAAGGAGTTGAGCTTTTTCTTCTACCAAACTTTGGAGATTTAGCTCTTGTTGGTGGTATCTGCATCCatggaattttaaaatataaatgttgcAGCAGAGGAAAAAGAAAGCAATAAAATCTGGTGATGCATAAAAAAAGATGTATATTCAAAAACAGAATTGCATATGCAAGAAACATATAATAAAACTATAGAACGCTACATCTGTCAGCACATtcaagaaaggaaaaataaaatggttTCTGATAGTTCCATTCAAAGTTATCAATTCAAGATGTTGAACCAAAGCATATAATTGTTAGCTCATCATGCCAAAACTAGGACATGTTAAGATGGATTAAAATGTTTATCCTAAAGTAGCTTTGATATTACTTGGCACTAAGAGGTACAGTGACTAGTACAAGGTAGCTCCAAGGAAAGTAAGAAGCAATTCTCATGACCTAGTCTAACAGAGATCAACCAAGTTCAGCACAGTATCAAATATGCAATGGAAAATAATGGGATGACATGATATGAGTCTGAAAGACTAGAAAAAATTTTCCTTCAAAGCCAACCTTGCATTTGCAATATCAATTTTTTATGTTCTCAGGTTCATTCAGAATGGTTTTTCATAACAATCAGAACATAGATTTAATTGTTAACCAGTTCAAGTTGTTATATGTTAATCGTATTACTACAACTAAAAAGGAAAGTTGCAGAGGTATGGCTTCCCACTGAACAATCTAAAGCATTTTGCTAAAAGAAAATGGCTCTTCTAGTATGAGTAGAAGTAAATGCCAGACAAAAATGCGTACAAGTAGAAAAAGGTGACAAACCAAATGATAAGAAAACCTTGGAAATTAAACTTGTAGCATAGATGTTAACAATTTCAGTCCTCCCACTGAACAATCTGAAGCATAATGCAGAAAAGAAAATGGCCCTTGTAGAATGATAAATTGAAACATGTAAATGCCTGAATACAAATGCATACAAGTAGAAAAAGTTGGCAAACCAAATGATAAGAAAACCTTGGGGGCATAGATGTTAAGAATTTCAGTCCTCCCctcctcccctcccaacccccccccccacaaaaaaaaagaaaagaaaagaaaaggagaaaaaaggggaaccaaaagaagaaagaaagaaattgaataagCATGCCATTGTAGTTCAAACTGAAGTAAATATCGCCTATTAAAGTTTTATATTCAACAGATCATCTCGCTTTTTATAGATTAGAACATTAAACTAACCTTCTTTAATTCCACTTTAGGGGGTGGAGGCTCCTGATAGAAGCTTGGCATTGGAGTTGCTTTAAAGTTCAAGCTCTTCCTAAACATTTTGATCTCTGCTTCTTGAGTTTCCTGGCagaaaattgaattattatcatGACAAGAAAGAAGCATTTGAGGATGACAAGCCATCAAAGTTATAAAATAACACCTTGGACTTGGCTTGCAAGTTGCTCTTTTCTACTTCCATTGCCTGAATCTTTTCCTCAAGTTTGGTGTAGAACTGTACAACACAATGGTGAAGGCTTTAGTAAAATAAAAGTGCAGCAATGGCCAATAACATAAAATCTCGTAAATATGATATAAAGCACCCACCTCTTTCCTTTTCTCGGCTCGTTCATCACACTTGAAACTGAAACCATAATTTGGAAGACTAGCAACCTTACAGGGTTTGGCATCTGCTGCCATGGGGCTTCAATGAAGCAATAAGGATAAACATAAATAGGTCATTAAAAAACAGAAATACAACAGTGCTCAAATAGCAACCGTTTCAACCCATAGTTCCAGACATAAAGAAATAACAAAAAGTTCAAACCAAAAAGGATACGAGGACTCTGTGTCTCCTTCAGCTTTATTAAGAGGCCCCTTCTTAAGAGGCTTCAGCTTGGGTTTCTCCCTGGAATACACAACAAAACAGTTCAGACATGGCAGGTGAAAACATCTACCATCATCTAGCACATAGAGTTAATTTCAGGGATAAATAAATTGATGAACACCAAGTATAACAAAATGAACACCAAAGGTAGAAGGGTGCActaaaaaagagaaggaaaagaaactCAATCATGAGCACAAGTAGTACGTACGTAGGGCCTTCAGAGAAGGCTGCATCCGGTTTTTCAGAACCCTGTCAGAAAATCATAATGGCAGGATCAATGAGTAAAAAGATCAATGGAAAATGCAAATAAAAGGAAACCAGTAATACCACAAACTCTCACCTTGGATGCATTGGCTTGTCTTTCATTACATGATCTATTTTTCAGAGGCTGTTTCAGATGTGAATTTGTAGCCACAGATCCGCCATTCGATGCTGTCAACCTCACTTCTGCAGTTTTTCCATCTTTACTTTTCTTCATTAAAGCTGAAGAAGCATTTCTGGTACCAGAGGGCTTCTCATTCTTGGTCTTGCTTTGAACCTTCTGAGGTTTGGATTGCTTCACATTCACATGATCATTTACTTCCCCTTCCTATGAAGACAAGCACACGCACAAATATGAAATGAGACTTGGTAAAAGGCAATTCATTAAAGCACTCAAATAAAATGGAAGACCTACTACCTTAGAACCAATTGATCCATTGTTATCGACTAAGTCATTCGATGGTTCTCTAGCTTCCATAGTTGCTCCATTGTCATCTATTCCATTCTGCGAACAAGTCCCGACAGTTTCCTCAGCATTTCCATTAACATTATTCAAAATACCACTGTCGTCCCCAGACACCCGAAGTTGCGGATAAACACCATTTTGATGGGCAACCTCAAGCCCACCCGCAGACAAGAGATTATCCGAATCCATCACACACTGCAACactaataaaaacaaacaaaagttTAAGCCTAACTACAACATATATAGCATTTTCCACTAATTCGAAATTCTCAAACCCCAAAAacaattataaattcacataatGCTTACTAACTTTCATAGGTCCATTTCTATTCGCGTTCA
The Gossypium hirsutum isolate 1008001.06 chromosome A07, Gossypium_hirsutum_v2.1, whole genome shotgun sequence genome window above contains:
- the LOC107920228 gene encoding protein WVD2-like 5 isoform X2 produces the protein MDSDNLLSAGGLEVAHQNGVYPQLRVSGDDSGILNNVNGNAEETVGTCSQNGIDDNGATMEAREPSNDLVDNNGSIGSKEGEVNDHVNVKQSKPQKVQSKTKNEKPSGTRNASSALMKKSKDGKTAEVRLTASNGGSVATNSHLKQPLKNRSCNERQANASKGSEKPDAAFSEGPTEKPKLKPLKKGPLNKAEGDTESSSPMAADAKPCKVASLPNYGFSFKCDERAEKRKEFYTKLEEKIQAMEVEKSNLQAKSKETQEAEIKMFRKSLNFKATPMPSFYQEPPPPKVELKKIPPTRAKSPKFGRRKSSTPSDSDGNSSSDHQSVQLSLDEKAFQSTSSKVISPVNAKKPQRKSLPKLPSQKTSLSGSTNDEKTSNTSSQKKVNAPKASTEGKIALPKAINEELSPTQLQPAVSAAGSDESQRDIDQVDLVQEPIALEH
- the LOC107920228 gene encoding protein WVD2-like 5 isoform X1, whose protein sequence is MDSDNLLSAGGLEVAHQNGVYPQLRVSGDDSGILNNVNGNAEETVGTCSQNGIDDNGATMEAREPSNDLVDNNGSIGSKEGEVNDHVNVKQSKPQKVQSKTKNEKPSGTRNASSALMKKSKDGKTAEVRLTASNGGSVATNSHLKQPLKNRSCNERQANASKGSEKPDAAFSEGPTEKPKLKPLKKGPLNKAEGDTESSYPFCPMAADAKPCKVASLPNYGFSFKCDERAEKRKEFYTKLEEKIQAMEVEKSNLQAKSKETQEAEIKMFRKSLNFKATPMPSFYQEPPPPKVELKKIPPTRAKSPKFGRRKSSTPSDSDGNSSSDHQSVQLSLDEKAFQSTSSKVISPVNAKKPQRKSLPKLPSQKTSLSGSTNDEKTSNTSSQKKVNAPKASTEGKIALPKAINEELSPTQLQPAVSAAGSDESQRDIDQVDLVQEPIALEH
- the LOC107920228 gene encoding protein WVD2-like 5 isoform X3, producing MDSDNLLSAGGLEVAHQNGVYPQLRVSGDDSGILNNVNGNAEETVGTCSQNGIDDNGATMEAREPSNDLVDNNGSIGSKEGEVNDHVNVKQSKPQKVQSKTKNEKPSGTRNASSALMKKSKDGKTAEVRLTASNGGSVATNSHLKQPLKNRSCNERQANASKGSEKPDAAFSEGPTEKPKLKPLKKGPLNKAEGDTESSPMAADAKPCKVASLPNYGFSFKCDERAEKRKEFYTKLEEKIQAMEVEKSNLQAKSKETQEAEIKMFRKSLNFKATPMPSFYQEPPPPKVELKKIPPTRAKSPKFGRRKSSTPSDSDGNSSSDHQSVQLSLDEKAFQSTSSKVISPVNAKKPQRKSLPKLPSQKTSLSGSTNDEKTSNTSSQKKVNAPKASTEGKIALPKAINEELSPTQLQPAVSAAGSDESQRDIDQVDLVQEPIALEH